In a single window of the Dinghuibacter silviterrae genome:
- a CDS encoding response regulator, giving the protein MQVHLLVYEDNPDFRDALVQMINLTAEYRCDGAFEQCGRVEEDLKTYAPDVVLMDIDLPGTGGIEGVRRIRAVNASVKIIMLTVFDTNRHVLDAICAGASGYILKPQAFRKLFEAIDEVLSGGAPMSASVARMVLEHTRKGLQTPSDGFSLSAKEQEVLGYLVRGNSFKMIASETGTSFETVKTHVKNIYEKLQVHSKSEAVAKALRNRLFD; this is encoded by the coding sequence ATGCAAGTCCACCTGCTCGTGTATGAAGATAATCCCGATTTCAGGGATGCGTTGGTACAAATGATCAACCTTACCGCGGAGTATCGCTGCGACGGCGCGTTTGAACAATGCGGCCGGGTGGAAGAGGACTTGAAAACGTATGCACCGGATGTCGTCCTGATGGACATCGACCTGCCCGGGACCGGCGGGATTGAAGGGGTGCGCCGTATCCGGGCGGTGAATGCTTCGGTGAAAATTATCATGCTGACCGTTTTTGACACCAACCGGCACGTGCTGGATGCGATTTGCGCGGGGGCGTCGGGTTATATCCTGAAGCCGCAGGCGTTCCGTAAACTTTTCGAAGCCATAGACGAAGTCCTTTCCGGGGGCGCCCCTATGAGCGCTTCGGTGGCGCGTATGGTCCTGGAGCATACGCGCAAAGGGTTGCAGACGCCATCGGACGGCTTTTCTTTGTCCGCAAAAGAACAGGAAGTACTGGGCTACCTGGTCCGGGGCAACAGCTTTAAAATGATTGCGTCGGAGACAGGTACCAGCTTTGAAACCGTCAAAACACACGTCAAGAATATCTACGAGAAGCTCCAGGTTCATTCCAAAAGCGAAGCCGTCGCGAAGGCGTTGCGGAACCGGTTGTTTGACTGA